One Lycium ferocissimum isolate CSIRO_LF1 unplaced genomic scaffold, AGI_CSIRO_Lferr_CH_V1 ctg97, whole genome shotgun sequence DNA segment encodes these proteins:
- the LOC132046157 gene encoding probable beta-1,3-galactosyltransferase 14 isoform X1 encodes MPTNPKVFTARSYYYNSRRSTILTLCFIIGFTGFIFGFTAISKRVLGGYNCKYAEPRSVSVAWDRRTSIGSGGGAMVEKESGLTDGEYKRHKVMGFVGIQTGFGSVARRRSLRRTWFPSDHNGLQKLEEATGLAFRFVIGRTSDKSKMSALKKEVAEYDDFVLLDIEEEYSKLPYKTLAFFKAAYALYDSEFYVKADDDIYLRPDRLSLLLAKERSHSQTYLGCMKKGPVFTDPKLKWYEPLSSILGKEYFLHAYGPIYALSADVVASLVALRNNSFRMFSNEDVTIGAWMLAMNVNHENNKQLCEPECTASSIAVWDIPKCSGLCNPEKKMLTLHANDVCSKSPTLPSEDD; translated from the exons ATGCCTACAAACCCAAAAGTTTTCACTGCCAGATCATACTACTACAACTCTAGGAGATCAACAATTTTAACACTATGTTTTATAATCGGTTTTACTGGGTTTATATTCGGGTTTACTGCAATTTCAAAGCGGGTTTTAGGAGGGTATAACTGTAAATATGCTGAACCAAGATCTGTTTCAGTTGCTTGGGATAGAAGAACT AGTATAGGAAGTGGAGGAGGAGCCATGGTGGAAAAAGAAAGTGGGCTTACTGATGGAGAGTATAAGAGGCATAAAGTTATGGGTTTTGTTGGAATTCAAACCGGGTTCGGGTCGGTTGCTCGAAGGAGGTCATTGAGAAGGACTTGGTTTCCATCTGATCACAATGGGCTTCAAAA GTTAGAAGAAGCGACTGGCTTGGCTTTTAGATTTGTTATTGGTAGAACAAGTGATAAATCTAAGATGTCAGCGCTTAAGAAAGAGGTAGCagaatatgatgattttgtacTATTAGACATTGAAGAAGAGTACAGTAAGCTCCCATACAAAAC CTTAGCGTTTTTCAAGGCTGCCTATGCACTTTATGATTCCGAGTTCTATGTTAAAGCTGATGATGACATATATTTACGGCCAG ATCGCCTTTCATTGCTCTTGGCCAAAGAGCGGTCTCACTCACAAACTTACCTTGGTTGCATGAAAAAGGGTCCAGTTTTCACCGACCCCAAACTCAAATG GTATGAACCACTTTCATCTATTCTAGGGAAGGAGTATTTTCTGCATGCTTATGGTCCTATTTATGCTCTTTCCGCTGATGTTGTTGCAAGTTTGGTTGCCCTGAGGAACAACAG TTTCCGAATGTTTAGCAATGAGGATGTTACCATTGGAGCGTGGATGCTTGCGATGAATGTCAATCATGAGAACAATAAGCAACTATGTGAACCAGAGTGTACAGCTTCATCTATTGCTGTGTGGGATATTCCAAAGTGTTCAG GTCTGTGTAATCCAGAGAAGAAAATGTTAACACTTCATGCAAACGACGTCTGCTCAAAGAGTCCCACTCTACCATCAGAAGATGATTAA
- the LOC132046157 gene encoding probable beta-1,3-galactosyltransferase 14 isoform X2 — protein MPTNPKVFTARSYYYNSRRSTILTLCFIIGFTGFIFGFTAISKRVLGGYNCKYAEPRSVSVAWDRRTSIGSGGGAMVEKESGLTDGEYKRHKVMGFVGIQTGFGSVARRRSLRRTWFPSDHNGLQKLEEATGLAFRFVIGRTSDKSKMSALKKEVAEYDDFVLLDIEEEYSKLPYKTLAFFKAAYALYDSEFYVKADDDIYLRPDRLSLLLAKERSHSQTYLGCMKKGPVFTDPKLKCFRMFSNEDVTIGAWMLAMNVNHENNKQLCEPECTASSIAVWDIPKCSGLCNPEKKMLTLHANDVCSKSPTLPSEDD, from the exons ATGCCTACAAACCCAAAAGTTTTCACTGCCAGATCATACTACTACAACTCTAGGAGATCAACAATTTTAACACTATGTTTTATAATCGGTTTTACTGGGTTTATATTCGGGTTTACTGCAATTTCAAAGCGGGTTTTAGGAGGGTATAACTGTAAATATGCTGAACCAAGATCTGTTTCAGTTGCTTGGGATAGAAGAACT AGTATAGGAAGTGGAGGAGGAGCCATGGTGGAAAAAGAAAGTGGGCTTACTGATGGAGAGTATAAGAGGCATAAAGTTATGGGTTTTGTTGGAATTCAAACCGGGTTCGGGTCGGTTGCTCGAAGGAGGTCATTGAGAAGGACTTGGTTTCCATCTGATCACAATGGGCTTCAAAA GTTAGAAGAAGCGACTGGCTTGGCTTTTAGATTTGTTATTGGTAGAACAAGTGATAAATCTAAGATGTCAGCGCTTAAGAAAGAGGTAGCagaatatgatgattttgtacTATTAGACATTGAAGAAGAGTACAGTAAGCTCCCATACAAAAC CTTAGCGTTTTTCAAGGCTGCCTATGCACTTTATGATTCCGAGTTCTATGTTAAAGCTGATGATGACATATATTTACGGCCAG ATCGCCTTTCATTGCTCTTGGCCAAAGAGCGGTCTCACTCACAAACTTACCTTGGTTGCATGAAAAAGGGTCCAGTTTTCACCGACCCCAAACTCAAATG TTTCCGAATGTTTAGCAATGAGGATGTTACCATTGGAGCGTGGATGCTTGCGATGAATGTCAATCATGAGAACAATAAGCAACTATGTGAACCAGAGTGTACAGCTTCATCTATTGCTGTGTGGGATATTCCAAAGTGTTCAG GTCTGTGTAATCCAGAGAAGAAAATGTTAACACTTCATGCAAACGACGTCTGCTCAAAGAGTCCCACTCTACCATCAGAAGATGATTAA